The Sesamum indicum cultivar Zhongzhi No. 13 linkage group LG9, S_indicum_v1.0, whole genome shotgun sequence genome segment ttagaaaattttcaacttataaaattcaatatgagaaaattgcaaCAAACTAGATCGAATTAAAAAAGGCCCTAACATATGCGACCAAAAATGCGATTTTCCATAGTTCacacatattatatttacaaagaCGAGGTTTTCTTGCAATGACAAACTCTCCAGCAATCAGCGCAAAGTCCCTACCGTTTGTTGTAAGAATACCTCTTTGCCACCACAATGAAAACTCCCAAGTTGAGCACACTCAGCCCCGCCAAAAGCAAGAAGAAATAATGAAGATGGCCATAGTTTAAGTTGTCAGGTATCCATCCAGGCCTCCCATCTCTAGTACTGATAGCCATCACAATTGCCACGATCAAAGAACTTAAATAGTTCCCAAGTGCAATTGTCGTGAGAGACAGCGCTGCACACAAACTTCTCATTGAATCCGGCGCTTGCTCGTAGAAGAATTCCATTTGTCCAATGTTTGTGAAAACTTCTGCACAACCTACGATGACGTGCTGAGGAACTTGCCAGAATACGGAGATAGGCGCCTCCATCACCTTATAGCTACTATGCCGTCTTACTGTCCCTAGGCGAAGCATCTCCAAAATCCCGGCTGATATCATGCCAAAGACCGATATGAATAGGCCGGTCCCAATGCGCTGCAGCTGAGTCAGGCCTTTCTTGTGGCCTGTGAATTTTCTTGTCATTGGGATGATGAAACGATCGTAGACGGGTACCCAGAAAATGACACTTATGGAATTGAAAATGGCGAGTGATGCTATCGGGATTTTGAAGTTGGACAGGCCTAATCGCGCGTCCATGTACTCAGCTTGCAGCAAGAACAGGTTGCTCATTTGTCCAAAAACGGTGTTGAAGATGATTCCAGTTGCCAACACCGGCAACAGGCGTATGATCCATTTCAGCTCCTCAACTTGTGAGACGGTGCAGAGCCGCCATGGGTTTACTGAGCCATTGCTATGATCTGACGCTTTCTCCACTGCTGCCTTGTCTAGGAAACTGCAAATAATTGGCAATGTTATTCAAGCTCAAGATTACACCTCTTCTGAATCATGGATCATGGATGATCCAGATACACATCGTTCAATATCTTTGAATATTAACAGATACTCTGTACCATGCTTTTGAGTTATGGGTCATTTTCTACTCATAAATACGTACCGGAATTGATTCGTATGGTCAAGTTTGCGGCTGCCTACTATTGCAGACTCGGCATCAGCAGTCTCGTACAGAATAGACTTGTCACCAGGCACTTCAACTCGATACTTTCTCAAGGAAGCCACCAGCACCTGGCAAAGACGGGTGAGAGGGTTGCCGCCAGGATTTTGGTACCGATATACTCGTGAACCTGAAATGAAAAACGCTACGGCAATCGCCATTGCCACAGCCGACACACCAAATCCCCATCCCCACCCGATGTTCACTTGTATCAACACGGGGATTGAACAGCCAATCAACACACCAAtattggttgaaaaatagaacCAATTGAAGAATGAACTCTTTTGGCCCTTCTCGACCTCATCGCCATCATCAAATTGATCTGCCCCATACGACGAAACACAAGGCTTCATGCCACCAGATCCTAGTGCCACCAAGTACAGCGCCAAGGAAAAGACTGCAGTTTGAGAATCTGTCTCATagcattcaacttttttgtagCACCTCGGCCTCAGGCCCGGAACGGAGGCTGATAACGTCAACAGCGTCATCCCCTAATCACCGGAACCATCTCTTTTCAGTATTTTAGCATCATAGGAGAGGGAAGGTCTCCCGTTTTAATTAGAAGcgacaatattttataagatatatgaACTTATACgatatttcaaataagtttAGCCAAACGTCTTCTTAATCTAAATGAGGAGAAAACGTACAAGAACGTAGATGACAGAAAATCCGGCAATGGTCCAGTATCTCCCTAGATACGCGTCAGCAAGAAATGCGCCAAACAATGGCAAGACGTAGCAAGTTCCCAACCAGTTGGAGAGATTCTTTGAAGCAGTAGCACTGTGTTGATTCAGTTGTGTAGTGTAATAAAGAAGCAGATTGGAGCTCATTCCATAGAAGGCTAATCTTTCGCAACATTGGTTTCCTGCACAATGGTTGTTTTGCCACAATTTTTAGCCGTAACAAATATCCTGActtaatttatacaaacaaaagcTAATAGCCGTTGTGCAGCCATTTGGCGAAAACAACGTCTAATAAAAGCTACAGTTTGGAGTGTAGATGAGAATATGATGATGAGTAGAATACCAAGAATAAAGGGGGAGGCCTTCCAGGCTCCagttttgttcttgtttgcaGGATTGTTACGGAAGTCCGACGTCCCGTCTTTGGTGTACTTATCTTCATTCCCCATCACTTCCATTATAACACTCGATCTTTGCACTCACACCTACTCAAAAATACatcaatcaatataaattaagcaTTACaactttaatattatatttttatatataattgagtgcaaaaattaattcacaaaaaccaaaaatccCTTTTCTTAATTACTCCATTAATTCCAATCTAATATTTAACTGAGGGAATtatcaaaactaaaaaaaaatgaaatgatactcaataaataaataaatataacatatatcagattattattatatatatatagagcaAATTTATATAGAGAAAAGATTCTATAGAATTGGTAACCTTAAATCAATGCATTTTCACTTTCAAGAAATCTCTCATCAGTTTATAAGGACAAGACAGCTAACCTGTGTTCAACAAATAAGCCTTTCAATCCACTCCAAAATCTCATCACtcgtgtgtgtatatatatatatgtatgtatacgtGGGCATTAATGTTCATGGTCAATTACATTGACGTCGAAAGAAGTTAGGTCTAAATACAAAGGTTGCAgatgttattataattacactctctaTTCATAAACAAAACTTACATAAAAGTCCCATAAAAAACCATTAAGCATATTAACACTTCTCAATActgtacttttaatttttaagaaggGGAtaggtatttatatatttgaaccTAATCTTACGCGAGCGTGAGTGTAATTCACCCTAATTAATTTTGCACCAACATTACATATCtggttaacaaaaaaatgattatgtgGGTTACCCTTTAATGAAAAGTACTTACCTAAATTGGATTCGatcgaaccaaatcaatcacaaaataaatataataaacttatatattatgtaatttagtCACTTTCTTTATACCGTACAACACGGATAACCAAAATAAGACAAAAAGTCAGTCAAATGAAGTCTGAAAAAGGTCAGTCAAATGAAGTCCAAGCTTCCtctattatttgtttgtttttttctacCAAATGCATTCTACCAAAGAGAAGCTACCTCTGTGTTGGTCTGAAATCCACCTCTTCCCCCTTCTCTTAAACACACCATATTTGAGCAAATCGAGAACTGGTGCAAAAAAGGTTGCCTTCGCAATAATACAAAAAGTTTGTCAAATAAAGTAACCTTcctctattatttatttattttttccaccAAATAGGTGGCTTCCAAGGCAAagggaaaattatttaaataatataaaaaaaaatcatcgaattgatgtgatttgaaaaacttttaatttttaggtaCTAGCCGTCATGGCACGTTGTTTCTtcattcatataataataatatttttatattttaatatatatatataaatcgaTTCATCAtcgtatttataaaaatgaaaaagaaaaaaaaacaaagaaaataacaatagaaaaaaagaaaatcaactcaaaaatattattgatataataataaaattggtgtTGTAGTATGATAATCACtatttgtgagtgaaaatAGAGTTTTCGTTTAAGGGTAAGAAGAGCGAGGAGACGAGAAATGGGGAAAGCACTAAAACAATGATGGCTACTCAGGCTTCTTCTGCTTctcctattttcttttcatcaaattccAAATATATCCCTTCCCGCCAAAGCATTCACCAGTTTTACATGGGAAAATCTTTccaattatttgtttttttctataattaataggtttctagtttttattattattcgataatatggatatatattagtaatattaatttatttagaaaggtataaaagttatttttacatacaaaccacacaataaatatatataccgtaacatattatatataaaactctctctctataaatactttatatattattttttaaatgattctcCTTGCTCATGttgccctttttttttcttctttttcagttcaagtatttgtgttatcaattttgcctaaaaatttaaagtttttcaATCACCCCAATTtggtaatattatattttttggagggGGAGAATgcaatttaatatgaaaaatgagtaaaaaaaaactcctataaaaataaaatatcaattattttctgtAGTTTAAAAATGggggaatttatttaaaaaatacagaaaaaaaattagaaaagtaacGTGTTTTGGAAGGATTTAGAAAAGTAAGTGGTAACCGCGGTGCGgcggtgccacaatttttatttaaaaaaaaaattctctatgtCACCATGGTGGTTAACCGCGGTgacattgttttttaaaaaaaaaaatttaaaccgcggtgataatttatttttaaaaaacaattattttatttcacgaTGAATTGCTGTCAACTTCTAGTTTAAAATTTCATCACCATCATAGCGagttatcaatcatcaaatataccGTTTGACTCCCCTTGATGAGACGAACATTTCTccacaaacaatttcaagttttatcaatcgtaaataataaatttttagcaCGTATACCGCACCTTTCGACCGTCGATTCGCCGCCACCAGAGCGACCCACGATCACGGACCACCACCACTGGACTCGCCTCGACCTAACGGttctaacgagaccaacctagttcaattttattaaatatttgttgagatatgaaaattagAAGATTTTTCCACCGAAAATTTGCGCTAAAGTTGTTTGCTGTCATTTCTCCACCGTCAGGACGAATCACGAATTGAGACCATAGTCGTTCGAATCCTGTCGTCCAGAAGATTCCAACAAGACCAGTCttactcaatttcatcaagtatttgtttgttcaattaaaatacatatgttttaaaatagttataattttattaaattctatttaattaattaaaaatgcaacttttgaaagacagtttagtccatatgcactcataggggtaaaattattcgaaaatctgccagatgactaaaagtaagaaatttcgtaagttactgaacctaaacaaaaatggacatagttatcgaactaaaattaaaattaagcatatttatcagactaaaataatactttttcctaattatatatataatctattttgtttaatgtttttatgCTCAATGCTTGTACGAActttttgacataattatatgcaTGGTTGGATTGttactacatatatattatatattatagttaaaacGAAATTATTCATAAGTTGTATATGTTCAATTAATCAAAGTTgaactgaattttttattctattttatatatacatgctacacatatcatttttttaaataaaataaattataaaatatttatatatataacgtgtatatattaattaaaattacaagatgTAACAAGACTTGAAATCGAAAATTTTAACCAAACCAAAGGAGGCTTCTCAGGAACAATTTCAAATTGACAGGCATCTGTCATTAAGAGGAagcttataaaaaatttaaaatagctTAAGCTTAAagatatgtatttaaaaacttattataagatattataaataaaaatatttattagagaaaaattttataaaatttagaaacagAATGCtaagaatttataaatcaacaacttaaacaactaatttcttgaaaaagaaatttaatatctgataaattttaaaagtattttatgataaaatgtaCGAATCTATAAAATTTCTGAATAAATTTAACcaagcaattttatttttaaattatggatttcaaattgttaataacaaattatttaaatttattttgataattttaaatttaaaaagttttaaattctttaattttaaactaaaattatattttgttgaatattaacgaattttatttttttcaaataaaataatttaaaatccattTCTAAGAATCCTTCTTTCTCGAAtccaaattcaaacaaacaaGAATTCATATATCATAGAGAAAATTCAATCCCTtgataaagagaaaaagttgatgataatacaaaagaaaataaagttaaattcTACTCCTCATTTGTAGTATAATTCTAAAGAGAACAAGAAATAATTCAACAGTTGCATAgaaatttgaactaaaaatCAGACATAAATCCCTCATCTTCCTTCTCCTTGTCTCCTCGATTCCTTGTCTCAAAGTACTagaaaattaactatttttctttctaccTCAATGGGCTTCTACAACAACATTAACCACAACAAATTAAGCTTGTATATGATCAAACAGAAAGAGAATGAGTGGAGGAATTCTTgggtctttcttttttttgtttttttaattgttttcaaGATCTTGGGGGTGGGAAGAATTGCGTACCGGCCATGAAACTGTTAATTGGAGCTGGAAACAAAGAAGGGTCAAGAAAAGGTGAGACTGAACTGCCTCCGCCGCCGCCGGCTGGATTGGAGGTGGCGGTTGCGGAAGTCCCAGTTATTAAATTAAGCTGTTGAACTCCAGCGCTGACGCTTCCGCCGCCGGAGGAAGTCTCCCCCGCCGCCATGTACTGGTTTTCGGTGCCTTGATCATAGAGAAGCCCTTTGAAGACATGCCCACAAATGCTGACTGCAGTTTGGTACGCGTACTGGTTTTCAGCGTCATCGACGGCGCCGCTCACTCTGACACACCGGAAAACCGCCTCTGCGCTCACTTCTGAAGGGAAATTGCCGAGTTCCAACCCTACAAACACATGcagaaaacacacacacacatgtatgTGTGTGAGAGTATATGTATGTGAAAAacgaatattatatattatatttgcattGGTATGTGAAAAGAATGCTAGAAAGTTGTATTAGAACATTATTTCAACAATGCTGACTGTCATGTGCAAAGATTAGCATAAACAAGaactcttcttctcttctctctctctcttcacatGTAGAGAGAGGGTATGGGGGAATAGGGTATTATCTGTCAATCTTTTGTCATGAATACCCAAAAACAGTgttcttgaaaagaaaagtggcaaaggggaaaagaaacaaaatgatgGGCTTTTTCTACGGCCGTCGATTTCACCTTACGGAGGATTTCTAtgtatttctttctcttgatCATGTGATGTAGCTGGTGACTACAAAATAGTGTACATGAAATACAATAATGTAAGATCATATCATGATTCCGcgtacaagtgtgtgtgtatatatatatatatacaattctAATGTTGATGAAAGGCTTCGATTAAacgaataaaataaaaaacggCGAAATCAGCTGCAGTCTCCTATGATGATCCAAGAGTGATAAATCCAAGAATTCCCAATAGTTTATGCGTATTTCATGCTTAAATATCATTCTCTTACacaaattgtatatatttttgtacgtAGGATTCTTGTATTCGTTTGTTATTACGTACCTGAGGTGGTAGTAGGTATACGGGTACAGACAAGCGAGTTGGAAGGACTAGGATTCTCTCTCTGCCTCTTCACACTAGTTTCTCTCTCCTGCTTGTTTTCTTGCCTCTGATTCTGCTGTAACGCCGcgagctgctgctgctgctgcctcTCTCTCCTCTTAGCCACCGGAACCCAAGTGCTCTTCACATGTGTCTGGCACTGAAACCCTCGACTCTTGCAGCAGGTTCTGCACCTCATATGTGCGCAGTCTTTCTTAGCCTGATTTCCACAATCTTGGCAGCTGATCCCACCGCCGCGGCTAGGCCCCACCGCCAGCCCCCCGGCGGAGGCGTAAAGATCCTGCAGCGGATTGCCGCCGACTTGGTGGTGGGGCTGTTGCAGTGGCTGCCAGAGCTCGAAACCCCTATACTGATGATGAATTTCCTCATTTCTGAACAAGAACCAGCTTTCTGGATTGATTTCCGATGATGGGTTGTGATGGCCGGTTGTTTCTTGATCAGGGTTGCTGTTGCTTATTCCTCTCCCCCTCCCACCGCCGCCTCCTAGTGAGAAAAAACCAGCCATTTTGGTAGAATCTCAAAGACTACTACTTCTCCTGAGTTTAATTGTGAAGACCCACAATCCATAGCACAACAAACTGCTGGCCTTGATAATGACTTGAGAATAATTCCGCCACAGCGTAAATTCTTTTGCAGGGTACTATTTCTGGGATTCTTGAATTGTGggtatttttcaactttaagACACAGACAAATTCTGATCGAGGTTTCAATGAATGACAAATTAGAATTGTATCATACTTCTTGGAACAATGAGTTTGCATgtattaaattcaaaacaaaaataaaacaagagagagagagagagacaaagagagagaaaattaaagaagagaTCAACTTTGCAAGAAGATTTTACTTCAACTCAGAAACTGAATTCAAATTGGGGTTTAATTAATGAAGAGAAGTCTCTGAATTTGGGGGGAGAGAGaagctttttttttggtaagaaGAGAGGAGGGAtagggtgggggtgggggtggggggacAGAGATCTGTGGCTGTGTTGTTTGCATTAAAGTCGCAGAATAACAGCTCCGCCGCGCCGTCATGGTCTCCCCAAAcccaactctctctctctctctctcctctctctctctctttctcccacactctctctctctctgcgaCGAACAATTCAAGAAGTGTTCATCAGAAAGCCCACCACGTTCTTCCTTTGTTTCGATCTTTCGGTGTTGATTAGCAGGTGGTCGATCAGCTTTCTACCCACACAGACAGAGACAaatctctctcacacacaacacacactgaAATCCctccccccctctctctctctctgtctctttCTGtccatgatgatgatgatgctaaTCAACTTAAGAGTGATAGGAATTTTGCATGAGGATCTAGCGGTCGGTATGCTGCCACGTGTCGATGTAGTTGCTTTTGCTCCCCGCCCATCGTACCGGAAAACACGCTGCTTTATGTCTCCAGCCAAAAAATAATCCCTTTgccattatttaaatttaaaaatgcttatctctttgttttaaataattaaaatgtaattatccaaaaggATCCAATCCCCACACCTACTTCTTATTATATTCTAGGGTTTGGATAAGAATTTCTCAATCTAATTTTGCCATAatcttattacaatttatacatatatatatataattatgctaattaaaatttaatcaaaaaaataataaaaatatattgattaagtTAAATTAATCAAGATAAAGAAGAGTTAGagacattatatatatatatatatttgtcaaaatggattaattgcaaaaaattactttttaggaaaaagtattattttagtccccAAGTATGccacattttaattttagttcgataactatgtttatttttgtttagatctaGTAACTTACCAAATTGTTTATTTCTAGTCCTTTTgtagattttcggataattttatccctatgcaacttttgaaatgcagttttagtccatatgcactaatagggataaaattatccaaaaatatgccagaggactaaaagtaagcaatttcgtaagttactggacctaaacaaaaatagacatagttattggactaaaattaaaattaggcatatttaacgggctaaaataatacttttccctactttttataattgcaTCTAATTAAGATTCTAAAATGTTTGGATGCTGAGAATTTCaaatggataataataaattaatgtacatttataattatgtaatggttaaataatttaagaaaagtaaATTGAGTTATTACTTCATTATTGATTGAatctcaaatatatttaatattaaaattatttaacaattctaaatttttcattattattagaatTCAAATTCTTGCACCCAAACACAACCACTTGGATTATATCTTTACTTCACAATGAAGTAAGTAATCTTTAATTAGatcaagatatattttatGCCACctctattaattatatataaaactgataattttatatttaaatttgatgtcTTATGACTAAAGTTTCATAAGAGTTCatag includes the following:
- the LOC105171087 gene encoding protein NRT1/ PTR FAMILY 8.1-like, which encodes MEVMGNEDKYTKDGTSDFRNNPANKNKTGAWKASPFILGNQCCERLAFYGMSSNLLLYYTTQLNQHSATASKNLSNWLGTCYVLPLFGAFLADAYLGRYWTIAGFSVIYVLGMTLLTLSASVPGLRPRCYKKVECYETDSQTAVFSLALYLVALGSGGMKPCVSSYGADQFDDGDEVEKGQKSSFFNWFYFSTNIGVLIGCSIPVLIQVNIGWGWGFGVSAVAMAIAVAFFISGSRVYRYQNPGGNPLTRLCQVLVASLRKYRVEVPGDKSILYETADAESAIVGSRKLDHTNQFRFLDKAAVEKASDHSNGSVNPWRLCTVSQVEELKWIIRLLPVLATGIIFNTVFGQMSNLFLLQAEYMDARLGLSNFKIPIASLAIFNSISVIFWVPVYDRFIIPMTRKFTGHKKGLTQLQRIGTGLFISVFGMISAGILEMLRLGTVRRHSSYKVMEAPISVFWQVPQHVIVGCAEVFTNIGQMEFFYEQAPDSMRSLCAALSLTTIALGNYLSSLIVAIVMAISTRDGRPGWIPDNLNYGHLHYFFLLLAGLSVLNLGVFIVVAKRYSYNKR
- the LOC105171089 gene encoding protein SHI RELATED SEQUENCE 1-like, which encodes MAGFFSLGGGGGRGRGISNSNPDQETTGHHNPSSEINPESWFLFRNEEIHHQYRGFELWQPLQQPHHQVGGNPLQDLYASAGGLAVGPSRGGGISCQDCGNQAKKDCAHMRCRTCCKSRGFQCQTHVKSTWVPVAKRRERQQQQQLAALQQNQRQENKQERETSVKRQRENPSPSNSLVCTRIPTTTSGLELGNFPSEVSAEAVFRCVRVSGAVDDAENQYAYQTAVSICGHVFKGLLYDQGTENQYMAAGETSSGGGSVSAGVQQLNLITGTSATATSNPAGGGGGSSVSPFLDPSLFPAPINSFMAGTQFFPPPRS